In Deinococcus irradiatisoli, the genomic stretch CAGTTCCTGGTGGACTGGATTGGCAAGTACCAGTTCAGCCCGGCCAACGCCACCGAAGCCAGCGAGATCACCGCCTTCCGCCAGGGCAAGACCTGCTTCAACTTCAACGGCGTGTGGATGCTCGATCAGTACAACGGTCAGGAAGGCCTGAACTTCGGCATCGCGCCGCTGCCGAAGTTCGGCAGCCAGGATGCGGCCTGGGGCGGCTCGAGCCACCTGACCCTGCCCAAGCAGCGCGCCAACTACGACAAGAACAAGCGCGCCGCCGCGCTGGAGTTCATCTCCTGGATGACCCAGCCGGCCCAGAACCTCACCTGGACCTCAACCGGCAGCCTGCCCACCAGCCAGGCGATCGCCAAGGACAAGAGCTTCGACAACAGCAAGATCAGTGACCTCTTCGACGCGCTGCCCACGGTGTATGCCACCAGCGGCTACCCCTGGGTGGCCCAGGTGCGCGGCGCCTGGGACGCGGCGGTGGAGGCGGCCATCCTCGGCAAGAAGACCGTCAAGCAGGCGCTGGCCGACGGCCAGACCGAGGCCAACAAGCAGATCGCCCAGGCCCGTCAGTCGATTCGCTGACGTCCTGACGCGGCGGTGGGGGCGCGTCCGGCAAGGTTCGCGCCCCCTTTGACGTTCCTCTTCCCGCTAGCGAGGTTTTGCGATGTCCACGCCTGCTCCTGCCCGATTGTCAGCGCGCCGCTCCGCCTTTTTGAGTGACCAGAACCCGCTGGTGCCGTACCTCTACCTGCTGCCGCACGCCATTTTCTTCCTAGTCTTTACGGTGTACCCCATCGCCCTGGGCGTCTGGATCAGCGTTCACCGCTGGGACCCGCTGGCCGATACCCAGCCGTACGTGGGTTCGGAGTTCTACCGCAACCTGTTTCTCGACACGCCGCAGCGCGACTTCTTCTGGCGCACCCTGGTCAACACGCTGCTGTTTACCGTGATCAGCGTGCCGCTGCTGGTGATCACGGCGCTGTCGCTGGCGCAGCTGCTTTACCGCCCGGTGTTGTTCCGGGCGATGTTCCGCTCGATCTTCTTCATGCCGGGCATCCTGAGCGTCTCGGTGATGGGCATTCTCTGGAAGTGGCTGTTCGACAACCAGAGCGGCCTGGTCAACGTGATCTTGCAGATGATGGGCCGCCCCACCATTCCCTTTCTCACCACCGACGGCTGGGCCTGGGTACCGGTGACGCTCGGCACGGTGTGGTGGACCATCGGCTTCAACATGACCTTGTATCTGGCGGCGATGGGCAACATTCCCGCCAGCCTCTACGAAGCGGCCGAACTCGACGGCGCCGGCGGCTGGCACAAGTTCCGCTACATTACCCTGCCGCTGCTGCAGAGCACCACCCTCTTCGTCGTGGTGACTACCGTGCTGGCCTCGCTGCAACTCTTCGGCCAGACCCAGGTGATCACTGGCGGCGGCCCGGCCCGCGCCACCCAGAGCGTCATTCAGTACATCACCGAGGAAGCCTTCGGGAACAACCAGTTCTCGTCGGCCACCGCCATGAGCTTCGTGTTCGGCGCGATCATGCTGATTTTCACCGCCATCCAGTTCCGCACCATGGCGCGCGACGCCGGAGGCCCGCGATGACCGATCTGGACCTGCCCGCCGCCTCGGCCCGGCTCGCGCCGCAGCCCACCGCCCCGCGCCGCCGCGTGCCGCGCGACATTCCGCGCTTCGTGGCGCTGGTGGTGCTGGCGCTCTTGTTTCTGGCCCCGCTCTACTGGATGATCAGCACCAGCTTCAAGCCCGAGTCCGACACCATCGCCTCGCCGGTGCAGTGGATTCCGGCGCGGCCCACGCTGGAAAACTACCGCGAAATCCTGACCTCGCCGGACGGCAACATCCTGCGCTGGGCCTGGAACTCGCTGTTCAGCTCGCTGGCCTACACCGCCGCGCACCTGTTCGTCAGTGTGCTGGCCGCCTACGCCTTTGCCCGCATGAAGTTTCCTGGCCGCGACTTCTGGTTCTGGACGGTGCTGAGTTCGATGATGGTGCCGGGTATCGTGACCCTGATTCCCACCTACGTGATGATGATTCAGTTCAACTGGATCGACACCTACCACGCTTTGATCTGGCCGGGCATTTCCGGCGCCTTCGGGGTCTTCTTGCTGCGCCAGTTCTTCCTGGGCATTCCGCGCGAACTCGAGGAAGCCGCCCGCCTCGACGGCGCCAACAGCTTTCAGGTGCTCACCAACGTCATCCTGCCGCTGAGCGTGCCGGTGCTGGTGACGCTGGCGGTGTTCGCGTTCATGGGCTCGTGGAACAACTACGTCTGGCCGCTGTTCGTGGTGCACGGCGACATGCAGACCCTGCCGGTGGGCATCACCAGTTTTTCCAGCCGCTACACCACCGATTACGGCAAGCTGATGGCCGGCACCGCCATCGCCGCCGTGCCGGTGCTGGTCGCTTACCTGCTGGCCCAGCGCTACCTGCAAGAAGGCATTGCCGTGACCGGACTCAAGGAGTGAGCGCCGAACCGGAGTTCTTCTGGGCCGTGGGCATCGAGAACACCGTCAATCCGGCACTGGGCTGGGACCAGTACGCCTGGACCGCCCACCGGGACCTGTGGCGCGAGGACCTGCAGCGGGCGGCGAACCTGGGCGTGCGCCTGATCCGCTACGGCCTGCCCTGGCCGGACCTGAACCCGGCGCCGGGAACCTTCGACTGGACCTGGG encodes the following:
- a CDS encoding carbohydrate ABC transporter permease — protein: MSDQNPLVPYLYLLPHAIFFLVFTVYPIALGVWISVHRWDPLADTQPYVGSEFYRNLFLDTPQRDFFWRTLVNTLLFTVISVPLLVITALSLAQLLYRPVLFRAMFRSIFFMPGILSVSVMGILWKWLFDNQSGLVNVILQMMGRPTIPFLTTDGWAWVPVTLGTVWWTIGFNMTLYLAAMGNIPASLYEAAELDGAGGWHKFRYITLPLLQSTTLFVVVTTVLASLQLFGQTQVITGGGPARATQSVIQYITEEAFGNNQFSSATAMSFVFGAIMLIFTAIQFRTMARDAGGPR
- a CDS encoding carbohydrate ABC transporter permease, yielding MTDLDLPAASARLAPQPTAPRRRVPRDIPRFVALVVLALLFLAPLYWMISTSFKPESDTIASPVQWIPARPTLENYREILTSPDGNILRWAWNSLFSSLAYTAAHLFVSVLAAYAFARMKFPGRDFWFWTVLSSMMVPGIVTLIPTYVMMIQFNWIDTYHALIWPGISGAFGVFLLRQFFLGIPRELEEAARLDGANSFQVLTNVILPLSVPVLVTLAVFAFMGSWNNYVWPLFVVHGDMQTLPVGITSFSSRYTTDYGKLMAGTAIAAVPVLVAYLLAQRYLQEGIAVTGLKE